Part of the Kwoniella shivajii chromosome 1, complete sequence genome, AACTTGAAATGCGAAACTGAGCTATGGATACATACGAAATAACTCATACCCAAGACAAGGAGGACTGCAACGATAATCAGCTCAGGAGCGGTGATTAAGCTATAACAGAGGTGTGCACTTACCGTTACTGAGTATACTTCCTACCATACTAGCTTGAACGATATCGATGTCGCCCTTGACCAATGCAAGAATGGCGATGAGCAATTCGACGGCGTTACCAAATGAAGCGTTGAGTAGACCACCCCAGGCTTCACCGACCCTATGAGCGAGCTCTTCGGTCGCGAAACCCAGCGCACCAGCCAAAGGTACGATCGCGATCAAAGAAGTGACGAAAATAGCAATCGGGTCTTGATGAGTGAAATGTAATGCCcaagaaattggaagaaggatcgGCATCGCCACTAAAGCAGGTTGAGATTTGATTGTATTCTGATGGTTATTTGGATCAGCAAGAAAAGCAACTttgggagaagaaagatgaactcACTATGAAACTTTGCTTCCACGTGGGTTCGATGAAAGTCTTCTTAATTCTGTCTTCTTCGCTTTGTGGAGGACCTCTtttaggtggtaaaggaATTGACACGGATAAATTCTTTAGAGGTGTTAATCTGTTTTTACCACCTAAATTAGGTGCAGAGTTTGATCTTGCTGGTGGGCTAAAATCGTCTCTATCGTCGTTCGTggaatctctttctttcgatCCAACGACGTTGTTGCTGTTTTCATTGCTCGCGTTGTGTTTGTCAACGtttgtgattgtaattgaAGGCATTCTTGAATGACCTCTATTCGATCTTGGCTTCAAGATGGACCTTGCGAATGACTGTTTTGGTGTGTACGCAGGTGTGGGTGGAACAAGTGTATTTGCGTTTTTACCGCCACTcgttccatttccatttccatttccatcgATGGCACCATCGCTGGTCCTGGTTGTATTGATGGGATTGAGTTCATCTTGCTGGTTTGCATTTGATCGATCTTCAGTAGGAGAAGAAGTTATCTTATCGTGAGACTTGATTACAATTGCTTGGGGCTCGTTTGATTTATTATGATTTACGTCTATAGGGGGAGTAAAGCCACCTatatcaggttcaggttcggTGTCAACAACAGAAGGAGTATTCATCGAAAGTTGAATGTAATATCAAATAGGGGTGTTTAACGATGTGAGAAGTACGAGTTGACTCTGAGCTATAAGAAGTCGAGTCAGACGAAAGTGTTCGATCTTcgtgaaagaaagaaaagagataaAAGGAAGAGAGTAAGAGAGTaagagaggaaaagataagaaaggaaGGGGACTGGGACGAATCGAGAGATAACCGGGATCAGTGTGGTGAGGAGGGGTCAGTACTGGGTGAGTAGGATATGACCGATGGTCCAGTCAACTGATTGTACGAGTACTATGCATACTCGTGTGAATATGTCATGCTGTGCTTGGTATGAACCGCATGCGTGTCATCGTATGATAAGGATGATGCTGTTTAGATTGAAAACCTTTGAATGGGGGAAATATGAACAAGGGCATAAGAGGGGAACAAGACAAAGTGTCAAAGGGTAATTTCATCATGACATTGTCTTGGCAAATCCCAAGTGTGTGTTCGATCATAGTTCATTCTAGTGTTCTCCTTTAGACCCATCGTAATGCGCAGTTCTGGGTATGAACGTGAAACGTGTGACGTGTAGGTATGATTCGTATCGACAGTCTTAGGGATTCATGACAATGATGAGTGATATGATGGTGTAAGCTGTtagagaaaaagaggaagagtgTTGGGGTGgtatcaatttcatttcGATCTATCTCGTGGAAATATCACACTCTCATCTGGTAGTGTCGATTGGGGGATACGCTTTGTGCCGTTAATTGCCATTTGCGAGACGGGACAACCGAAAGGCAGAATATGAATGCCAAGAATAAGTACAATTGATATATTATCTACATATTCCGGTCAAGTATCCGCCGTACGGCAAACGGGGGAGGGgggatgatcttctttgcATTTTGGCGGATAACGAGATAACGCGTGATACCGACTTTACCGATGATTTAGCCCCTTTCCCACTACACTCCCCTGCCAAAGTTATCATTGATAATTTTATCCCAACtaaagtgaaaaagaacccaaaaaaaaagaaaaagaatttGTCGAGACCCGGTCTGACGTTTTAATCCAAATGTCGTAATTCCCATAATAATATTATTTCACTTTGTATTCTAATCTCGTACCAAGTTTACCCAATTCTGtcgatctcttcttttttgatttATGCCAAGCAGTTTCTCATAAGGACGAGAGACTGCGTAATCCTCCATGAATATCGGGATCAATCGAGCACGTATATAACAGACTAAATTCTATACATAGATAGATGTGCAGGTAAATCAGAGAGACCATGCTCTATTCTCTActgtatcatcattggaCCAACGCTTACGTCGACTTGTCTTCGTTACATTGAGTACGCAGAGATATCTTGTCCGCAAGACCGCAACAGACAATCTGGTCATAACGTCTGATGTCTGACAACAATGCAGTACTATCACTTGTACCTGTCATTCCCCACTCCGCATAGTCTGCCTGTTAGGGAATCCCGACCGAAATCCCCCTTCTGTATAACCCAAAAGATGTTTATTCTTGGCACGGACATACGGGATCTAATCCTATTCGGTATTTTCATATTCTATTTATTGATCCTCTAATCCCAATTTCAATCTTATTTCCCTCCAGTGCCATCAATTGTATCACTTTGGGTATTGTAAAATCTCAGGAACACACCTTCCACTCTGATGAATATTCAGGGAAAATCACAACGAGTCCTTTGGGATTTCTTGGCATTTCTCAGTTTTGGCATCCCATtccatatatacatacaatACAATTCAAAAATACCAATCCCTCATCATCGCATAAAGCATAGCACAACCAACAGAGAGAAATCGTTGGAGCGACCTCATCCCACAACTTGGAACTACCTCTACCCTCTCAcgcatctgcatcttcttcatcttcatcttcttcttcttcttcactctattcttcatcacaaaCTCGAATTGCGGGTTTTCTGTCACTGCGACCATATCGTACACTGAGAGCCAAGACTTTCCCcaaacaatatcaaaggatTTACAACCGTTATTTCTTCCATCCAGATCCCTTACTTAAGCGTCACACGGAAACAAGTCAACGCCAAGACCAGTAAAAATAATAAAAGCATTTAGAAACCACGACAACCTACCTCTTTATATCCCCTCATCCCTCatcccccttctcccccttAAATTGAACTTCATCCCCCTCTCTCTCACACAAAAGGATCAGTATCCACTTTAGACTGTatccttttttcctttttatcATCAACCGCATCCATTTgaattcatcatatcatccaAAAGATATACGCTCGACCTCGTTCAACCCTATTTATAACCATCGTATCCACTCAATACAGTATCAAGATGACCACAGCAGGACCATCAATCCCTCGGAGACATTCGccccattcccattctcacAATAACCCATCACAGTCATcttatcatcaatatcgacATCATCCATACGCACCAccctcaacctcaaatccaaattccaGCTCCAACTCAGCCAAACAAcctcgttcttcttcttctcaaaatggtgaattacctccttcaccaccgCGATCAAGGAGAGATGCCAGTGAGACACCCAGTATAGGTTTAGGCGTCGCTTTCGGTGGTGCAGCCGGTGGTAAATGGTGGGATGAGGAATTGGTAAGTCACCTTTATCTCCCTTCTCGTTCTCGTAACTCATGCTGATGTCTTCTACCATCATGTAGCCGCCACCACCTGCATCTTTATCGAGCATTTTGGATTCATTCCGAAAATCAGGCGAAGGTGATAGAGATTTATTATTGAGTATACTGGGCGCCAAGAAAGCCGAGGAAGAGCGACTTACTGCACTCATCCAAACCCGTCTTACGATATTACAAGCTAGACTTTCACTACATTCTGCTGCTGCATCTTTACCACCTATCCAGATGCCCCTTCCAGGTATGGTCGAAAATGACCTTTCACCTAGATCACAAACGCACGGAAGTATGCCACCACCTCAATCTATCCCTGGTGCGATTCCAGTGGAACGCACACCTTCATTGACTTCTTCAAGAGGTCcaggttcttcttcaagtggaaTGGCAAGTCCGCCGCTACCACAACAAACTGGTTATATCCAACCTTCCCCTCCTCAAGTTCAACAGAATACctttgaaaaggaaagagaaagggaatcAAGAGGTTATTGGCAATTACCTTCCTTACAATCTTCCTTGAGAGCTCCGTCTCAAActatcaatatcaattcGAGATCACCACATTCACCAGGATTACCTTTAGCTCCCATCAAGGAAGTCAGAATAATCGACAGGAGACCCACCCATAGAAACTCAAACAACGGTTCGGTCTCACCTAGttcaagtggaagtgaaggCAAAAGATCAGGAAGTGGTCTCGAAATGTTATTGGATGCCGGTAGAGTTGTAAATGAAAGCGCTGAGAGGGATCATTAAGAAATTTGTTTAGTAGTTGTTTCAGTTGTACATAGCTGTCTTTCTGTGTTTTACTGTGGTTGTTTTCTTTGCCTTGTTCCTTGTTTCTAGACGTTTCAGTAGTGGACGACCAATTGTGATCAGATCAACATATCTTGTAATTTTATCATATGAATTTACGTATTGCTCCATTTTTGCAAGCAGGGATTGCAACTGAATATGCTACGCATCATGCGCCACTCAACTTTATTCAGGACAGCGTTCCTGCTCTGAGAGCAGCCAGTGCTCCGACCGTATTTGAGGGACGATAGATTATATCACTCCAGCACAGATCAGATATGCATCAATATATCATCACGTTGCGCAAGACTTTATCCGTACAATTCAGAATCTTGACCTGCACCACCGCTCCAACCATTTATCGTACCGAATAAACCATCCCATGACGCAGGTGTTTTCAGCTTGACGTCGTTCTCTGTATTATAGAAGTCAGCTTTTAGCCGTTTTCCATCGAATACCTCAGAGGGAACAATGATATCTTACCTATTCCAAGCACATTTAGGATTATTTGAGCTAGTGAAATCGCATCATTCGAATTATCACCTTCTACACACCAAGCTGTTATGGTACCATGGATAACATCATTCTCATGGAAAGTAGATAATAATCTACGTGTTAACCCTGCTGcaggtaagaaaggtggatATGTAGATTTATTGGATGATTGAGGTATATCTGAAATGGTTATACCTAATTGTAGAGAAGGTAAAAGGTTTTCTAAATTCTGTAAGATCCGATTGGAcgttgaagtagaagtagaagaggaaggtgataatATCCTTTGATGTGGGGTTCTATCATTTGAGAGTAAACAGTGGTAAATTCCAGATTAAtgctttttctttttattCATCAAGATCTCCCTCCCATTGAAGACAGAACGGGGAAATTAGGTTGGGAGAGAAACTTACAATAATTGAGCGTCGTCTTGATTCGCAGCATCTAAACTAGTCAGAACCATTACTAATCCGATCGGATTTGATAAGATGAACTGTTTGATTAATTCAATATgtgattctttctttgactGGTCGAGTCAAAATGCAACCAGTTATAAGCTATACGATTCCACATGTCTCCGtcgatcaagagaaagaggctTCATTTCAGCTTACTTTCAGAGTTGGTGATCGTTGTTGTATGATGAATAATTCTGACCCTTCATTACCATACACTGATACGATCAGGTCGGGCACGCAACACACACGTCAGCTTTTCTCTGAGtataatcaatcaaagaatAGTAAGATGTACCTTCCAATCCCCCTGTGACTATatctccatcatcacctttcccaGAGAAGGGTGAGACAGTATCACCTACTCCTATGTATCCGACTCTCTTCAATCCCAACGAAGTGATCAACAAATCGCACGTTAGTTGAGGAACGTTTCCTAATGATACTGCCGGCTAAAATCATCTTGAGCAGCTATACCTCCATTATCCGAAAACACATATATGATTAGAAAGTACTCACAAGAATCACTGTCGAATCCCTAAGTGACTTTGGGTCGAAGCTTCCAATAGGATAGAAGGCCGTCATCGTACTTTGCTCTATCACACTTATGAATATTTACATAAAATGTAAAGAACAAATGGTACATAAAGTTGAAACATTTATCCAGTATGAACGATGACGAATGAAGGAAAACAAGTGATGACATCGAGATATAATTTCATTCGATTTGTTTTCAAGTTCGGTTTCGTTCTCGAGTAAAAGGAAATTTGTACTTTGAGATTACTCGCCATTCATCATGATCCTGTCCACATGTTTATCTAATATCGACATTGGATGGACATCATGAGAGGGAATACATTACCGCTTATAAGATCGTTTCGACCCAGATCAATAGGGTGTAAACGATGTcattccacctccacttccaCCGTCAATCcagcatcaacatcgacatcgatatcACCTATTTCACCTAGACTCCGATTCGCTCCTTCCCCTACTGGGCATCTCCATCTAGGAGGATTAAGAACTGCTCTGTTCAATCATCTTTTAGCTAGGAaatggaaagggaaatggCTGTTGAGGATTGAAGATACCGATAGGGTGAGTTAAATACACTATTATTCTCGATTTACATTCTTTTCTGTTTCGTATTGGAATTCTGAattctgattgattgatcgatcgaTCCATCTTCGCGTGACTGATTCTGCTTCTGGTCGAAATCATAGACGAGATTCACAGAAGGGGCTGTGGACAGTCTAAGAGGTGCGTTAGAATGGGCAGGATTAGATTATGATGAAGGTAAGCTGGAATTCTCGTGTTGAGGAGCTTTAAACGGCTGATCGATTGTACGAATATCAGGTGTCGGGATAGGAGGGAAACACGGACCCTATACACAAGTGAGCTAGCTGAAGAGATCACCAATCTGGACCAACGTAGCTGACGATAAGATAGTCAGAGAGACTggatatatatcatcattacaCGAAAGAGCTTTTATCAGTACGTAACTTGTGCTTCCTCAGCCGTGCAGTCCTACCCTAGAGAGAAACGTTCGACCCGATGAATAGATTCCTGGTGCTGATTCGATATCGGCTATAGCGAGACGAGGCGTATGAGTGTTTTTGCTCACCAGACGAATTACAAGCTATAAAATTATCATTACAtcaacaaggtcaaagaAATAGTTATGATGGTAGATGTAGACATataagtgatgaagagaggactaggaaaaagaaagctgGTGAGAAATACGTTGTGAGATATAAGGTGAGTAAGAGATATCATGGGTATCTTCAATCCACTTCGCCTTCCAATCAGTTCGGATAGCTAGTTCAGATCTCCTGATGGCTACTTCAGATTTCCCCTACCGTCGTAGTGGTTACGATATTCATGTATAAAGCTTGGATTACTATTAAGATGTGCTGATTATGATTGACAATATTCATGTTCATAAGTCGTCATCACAAGATATGGAAATACCACCTGATTTGATATTTGGCGATAATCAACCTTCAGCACCAAcatctgaatttgatgatttcgttttGATGAAATCTGATGGATGGCCGACATATCATTTGGCGAGTGTTGTAGATGATCACCTAATGGAGATTACCCACGTACTACGAGGGGAAGTGAGTAACATTAAATCAGACTAGTCCTACCTACCTACTTACCTGTCCGTCTATCTATCGTATGGTGCTCAACTCAACATATGTGGGAGTGCTAAGGATTTTCTGTATGGTTACACGTAGGAATGGTTACCGTCGATACCGAAACATCATTCCTTATATAAAGCATTCGGTTGGAAACCACCTCAATTTGCCCACTTACCATTGTTGTGTAATCCTGATGGAACAAAGTTGAGTAAGAGGAAAGGAGATACTTTCGTACAACATTATATGGTGAGTCAGATGATCACTCTACAGCAATCCCGTCCAAAAGTACCAGCTCTACTTTGCAGACGCAGAAGAAATCTGCTTAGTTCATGTCGCTCGTATTACTATTTTAACCATAAACTGATactttcttcaattcttccaatATTAGAAACAAGGGTATGAACCTTCAGCATTATTAAATTTCCTAGCTTTAATGGGATGGGATTATCATTCTGCGCTGTCGACTCAAACGACACTTGATCCGCATATACGTAATGATGGCCATTCATTATATGAATTATTCACATTAGATCAATTGATAAATTCATTTGATATAAATCATGTAGCACATAGGAAAGCGGCTGTTAACATGTCAAAATTAGATTTCTTGAACAAGATGACATTGAGGAGGATGGCAGGTAgattaggtgatgatgggttAATGGTCAATGCTGGTAAAATGAGTCATGATCGTATACatgatcaagttcaagagCACGTGGAAATACGattagatgaaaaagaacaagaggaaagaagaggctTGATCGAGAGATTCCAATCTGGActgaaggatgaaaaggcTCTGAAAGGATGGTGAGTCGTAATTTTTACCATCAGGTTGATGGCGACGAGTCTTAAATGaacaatatcatcattaaTTCCTTCTACTGTGTTTGTAGTGAATTAGTGGATAATATCGACTATGTCGAAAAGGTATTCGATGCTGAACTGGTGAGTTTAGTCACTTCTTACCTTTTCCACTTGCCCGGTCCTGCATTGCACGAGAGCTAATAAGTTGAATCCAAATTTCTCATTCCTAGCCTCGAACCACGATACTGAATGAAATGCCACTATATTCGATATTTTACTTTTTACCCCCGGCATATACTTGTCACGAATCACAGTCAATATTGAAAGACTTGAATCTAAGGATATACAGTGAGTATTTTCTGTTGCTATTGACCACCATATCGTTGGATACTGATCGACATTTCTTCAGGTCAATACGTCACGTTATTCGCAGATACGTTACAATCCCATCCGAGCATAAGGAATAAATCATTAGATGTAGATACAGTTTGGGAtgtcattcatcattcattgGATCAATTGAAACTAGATAAAAAACCGAAATTACTAGTTCCTATAAGACATGCTCTAACAGAGAGGAAAGTGAGTTCACTACCTTTTTCTTGGGTCGTCCGTGTCAATCATGTCAAAACCCAAAGCAGTCGCTGATAAAATCCTAAATCCATAGAAAGGTCCTAGTGTACCTGAATTAATCACTATTCTAGGTTTAGATGAAACGCTTTCAAGACTCAGGAAAGGTGTAGAATACGTAGGTCAACTTGACCAATCGAGGAGAAAAGACAAGGACGAGTGAGAATGGGGAATAGTTTATGTAAATTGATTAGAATAACTACTGTATGAAGTCGTCAGTTCATAGAGTCACCACTGTAGATGATCATGCCTTTCACAATGGGATCAATCAAAAGCAAACATGCTATCATTGCTCTACAAGGTATGGTAAAAACAATAAATGATCTGCAAGAAATCACATCGAAATGCATAATTCCTTTTTTATCTGAATTTTTAAGTCCTACTATCAAAAAACTACTGTTTTGAAAATAAAGAACGAAAGAAAAGCTACATCTTGGTATAGAATTGAACAAaacttcaacttccttcttcccatcacACTTCACACCATCACTAACCCAATTCTAATTCGATTAAGCGTTGtaagtggaagaagaaacgttACCGGAAGTAGCGGTCCATCTGACGTGaacatcttcactttcactgAGGTGGTCGTTACCCATTCCTGGGACAACTCTGAAAGTGTGAGCACCGAAGAAATCACGTTGAGCTTGAATAAGGTTTGCAGGTAAAGTTTCAGTTCTGTAACCatcgaagaatgaaagaGCAGTGGTGAAAGCAGGGATTGGGATACCCCAAAGTGTAGATTGAGCGATAACTCGTCTCCAACCTGCTTGAGCGGTAGCCAAAGCTTTCAAGAAGAATGGAGCGGTCAACAAGTTTTCAAGATCGGGGTTTTCTCGGTAAGCACCGGTGATGTCGGAAAGGAAAACGGATTTAATGATACATCCACCTCTCCACATGGCAGCGATACCGGCGTTGTTCAAGTGCCAGCTGTTGACCTTGGCAGCTTCTCTCATGAGCATGAAACCTTGAGCGTATGAAATGATCTTGGAAGCGTAAAGAGCTTGCTCGAGGTCACTGAATCGATGAACTGTAAGCTACATTCTCTTGACTCGCACTTTCACGTCTTCACTCACTCGATGAATTGTTGTTTGTCACCTTGGAAGGGTTGTCTCTCGGGACCAGCGATGAGCTTGGATGCTCTTACTCGCTCGTCTTTAACGGCAGAAAGACATCGAGCAAAGACGGCTTCACCGATAAGGGTGAGGGGCATACCGTTGTCGAGGGCATCGATGGCAGTCCATTTACCGGTACCTTTTTGACCGGCTTTGTCGAGAATCTTTCGGACCATGGGGACACCGTCAGTGTCGTTGAATTTGAGGATATCTCGGGTGATCTCGATGAGGAAAGAGTCGAGGACACCGGTGTTCCACTGAATCACATCGCAAATATCAGATTTTAGCATGTCCCCTGGCAGAAAATAATATGAGATTTGctctactcaccttggtGAAGATGTCGGCGATCTCTGACTCGTCGAGGTCGAGACCTCGTTTGAGGATATCGTAAGCTTCGGCGATCAATTGCATGTCTCCGTATTCGATACCGTTGTGAACCATCTTGACGTAATGTCCTGAACCGGTTTCACCGACCCAATCACAACAAggttcaccttcagcttgagcagcGGTTTTTTCTATTGAGCCATTTGAGATCAGCAAGCGATCCCTTACAGAGAAATGGGTATGATTTGCTTACGGAAAATTTCCTTGATGTGGGGCCAAGCGGCATCGGAACCACCGGGCATCAAAGAAGGACCGTTTCTAGCACCTTCCTCACCACCTGATACACCTGAACCGACGAAGAGTAAACCCTTGGCTTCGAGCTCGTGGGTTCGTCGGATGGAGTCAGGGTAGTGGGAGTTACCACcgtcgatgatgatatcacctttctcaaGGTGAGGTTCGAGTTGAGCGATGAAGTCATCAACGGCTTGACCGGCTTTGACGAGTAAGATAATTCGTCGAGGAGTCTTAAGCTTGGAAGTAAGTTCTTGGATAGAGTGAGCTCCAATGATGTTGGTTCCTAATGAGCGAAACTGGGTAAGCTGAGATGACAGATAATGCGTCATTTGCGCAGCTTACCTTTGGCCTCGTTGGCAAGGAAAGCATCGACCTTTGAGGTAGTTCTAGTTATCGATAGAAAGCACATCAGCAAATGAGGGTATTCCATCGTCAATCGTGACGTCGAGAAATTCCGGGATGACTTACCGGTTGTAGGCACAGACCTTGAATCCTTTGTCGTTCATGTTAAGGATCAAGTTTTGACCCTAAGCATAGTGAATATCGTTATTTGTGTAAGATGAGATTTGTGAAAAGAGGACAGTGAAGTAGGGAAGAACGTTGTTCGAATTTATTGGTCAGTGACGTGTTCCATTTTGTGCAgaatatatcaagaagaagctctACTGGCAAAAGCAAACTTACCATAACGGCCAAACCGATAAGACCAACGTCGGCACTATCGTTGAGTATTTGATCAGCATCACGTCTTCATCGAATGCATACAGAGGTGTTCTATTGATCGATGAATGCacgaagaacaagaaggaagtaGAATTTGGGTGATATGTCATGGCTCGTCGGATTTGACGGCCGATCACCACTTCTCCTTCCGCCACCTTCCGCAGTCTTTGAAGACAGCATGAATCGTAGATAATACTCACAGTTCAGAAGACATTTTGAATATGATTTGCTTTTAGAGAGTTTTAGAtgacaaggaagaggaaaataGGTTTGTTTATGAAGAAAAGAGCAAAAGAGAAACGGGTTACTAAACGGATGTAGTGGAAAAAAGAGAGGGGAACAGGGGTGGGATGGATACCTACAGAGTAAGTGCAAAGTGAGTGGAAGTGAATTCAGGGTAAATCTTGCATGCAATAACCGCCTTGAAAAATGACGCCGTAAGTGGCAGTCCCCAAAAAAATACACAAACTGGTGTTCTTTATTCTTTTATTTTATGAACCGAAAGAAACAGGACATGCATTCGGATACCTATCTCTGTCGTCCAGTCTCTAGGCAAATTCAACAGGGATATGACCTTGAGCTCGAGGTACACCTCCAAGCCTATGATCTATATTCAAATCATGAACGAGACTGACCTCTGTATGTGATACCTCACCATACAAATATATCTCAGCATTCAATCTGGGAGCTGGGTGTATGGAATGTGGTCGGTCCGGTATACCGGGGTTCCTTCCGCCGCGACATCCGTCGTTCAAAATTATGTTATCGTAATCATATCACAACCACCAGCCCGTCCCCAAATGGGTATACAGTAGTGTTGGCCGGAATAAACCGTATACAAATTGAGCACCCGAGTAAGGCTTAC contains:
- a CDS encoding glutamate-tRNA ligase, translating into MRGNTLPLIRSFRPRSIGCKRCHSTSTSTVNPASTSTSISPISPRLRFAPSPTGHLHLGGLRTALFNHLLARKWKGKWLLRIEDTDRTRFTEGAVDSLRGALEWAGLDYDEGVGIGGKHGPYTQSERLDIYHHYTKELLSRDEAYECFCSPDELQAIKLSLHQQGQRNSYDGRCRHISDEERTRKKKAGEKYVVRYKSSSQDMEIPPDLIFGDNQPSAPTSEFDDFVLMKSDGWPTYHLASVVDDHLMEITHVLRGEEWLPSIPKHHSLYKAFGWKPPQFAHLPLLCNPDGTKLSKRKGDTFVQHYMKQGYEPSALLNFLALMGWDYHSALSTQTTLDPHIRNDGHSLYELFTLDQLINSFDINHVAHRKAAVNMSKLDFLNKMTLRRMAGRLGDDGLMVNAGKMSHDHEKEQEERRGLIERFQSGLKDEKALKGCELVDNIDYVEKVFDAELPRTTILNEMPLYSIFYFLPPAYTCHESQSILKDLNLRIYSQYVTLFADTLQSHPSIRNKSLDVDTVWDVIHHSLDQLKLDKKPKLLVPIRHALTERKKGPSVPELITILGLDETLSRLRKGVEYVGQLDQSRRKDKDE
- a CDS encoding 6-phosphogluconate dehydrogenase, decarboxylating 1; protein product: MSSELADVGLIGLAVMGQNLILNMNDKGFKVCAYNRTTSKVDAFLANEAKGTNIIGAHSIQELTSKLKTPRRIILLVKAGQAVDDFIAQLEPHLEKGDIIIDGGNSHYPDSIRRTHELEAKGLLFVGSGVSGGEEGARNGPSLMPGGSDAAWPHIKEIFQKTAAQAEGEPCCDWVGETGSGHYVKMVHNGIEYGDMQLIAEAYDILKRGLDLDESEIADIFTKWNTGVLDSFLIEITRDILKFNDTDGVPMVRKILDKAGQKGTGKWTAIDALDNGMPLTLIGEAVFARCLSAVKDERVRASKLIAGPERQPFQGDKQQFIDDLEQALYASKIISYAQGFMLMREAAKVNSWHLNNAGIAAMWRGGCIIKSVFLSDITGAYRENPDLENLLTAPFFLKALATAQAGWRRVIAQSTLWGIPIPAFTTALSFFDGYRTETLPANLIQAQRDFFGAHTFRVVPGMGNDHLSESEDVHVRWTATSGNVSSSTYNA